Within Acidobacteriota bacterium, the genomic segment TAACGACCAGAGTGTCGCCATCCCAATGTCCGATACCGTCGCCGAGCCACGAGTCGACGCCCTCGGGACCGTGCTCCCCGTCGATCGGCACGATCCTCGCGTCGTGGACCATCTCGGCCATGATGACGACATGATTCTCGGTCTGCATGATCCGCGCGTAGTTGTTGTACAGGCTGGGCAGCAGCGGGGGTCCGCCGACGAAGCCGAGCAGGCAGCGCTCGGCCAGAGCCAGCGTCTCGGGACCGTCGAACGGCCCAGGGCCCTCCTTGTCGAGCCAGGACGCGGTGCCGTCGTTGTCGTACGTGAATGACGCGAAGTTCGTCATCAACCGGCGCATGGCTGCCGGCGTCATCGCGGGCCGCCGACCGTTCTTCGGCTCGTAGATGATCGAGGTGCGGAACTTGCCATCGACCACGACGGCCTCGGAGCCAGGGTCGATCCAGAACGCGTTGTAGCCGCCGACGCCGCCGCCGCCGAAGCGGTTGTCGCCGTCGCCGCCCTTGACGGGCGCGGTCCGGTCCGCGCCGCCGCCCTTCCGGTCCTCTTCCAGGGACCGCCAGAGTCTGTCCCGTTCCTCTTCCATCTCCTTCGCCTGCTCCGGCGTCAGGTAGAGGTTGTCGCCGTACTGCGGCGGGCGATCGACTGGAGTGATCGTGCCTGCATCGTAGACGCCCGAAAGGTCGGGCTTGCCGTTGGGCATCCTCTTGATGCCGTCGCCCTCCGCGGCGAGCGCCGGGAGGCCGACGAGGAACAGGGCGAGGGAGGCGAGGGTGAGCTTGCGCATGGCTTGAGTCCTTGTTCGGAGAGAATGGACCGAATGCTTGAAGGGACTGGAATCCTAGCACCGGTCGGCGTCTGCTTTCTGCTCACAGCAGTCCCTGCTGCGGCTCAATCGGAGGACCCGGCAGTCGAGCAAGTCGAACTGAACGGCATCGTCTACGACGTGCCGCCGCCCTGGCGGGGCAACCGCATCGAAGAGGCCGCGGACCCGGCCAAGCTGGCCAGAGTGCCGAGCGAACTGACGGGAGAGCTCGGCATCTACGTGACCCCGGAAACGCGCGACGCCGTCGTCGCGATGGCGGCAGCCGCTCAGGAGCAGGGAATCCCGCTGGAGGTGGACTCGGGTTTTCGCAGCTACGGCTTTCAGAAGAGGGTCCTGGAAGGCCTCCTGGCCGGCGGACGACCGTTCCTCAACGCCGTCCGCTGGACGGCGCCGCCCGGCTACTCCGAGCACATCACGGGCCGCGCGCTCGACTTCGTGCCCAGCGACGCCGACTTCAAGGACACGCCGGCATACGAGTGGCTGAAACGCTACGCCGCGGACTTCTGCTTCACCGAGAGCTACCCGCTGGGCAACGCCGGCGGCTTCGACTGGGAACCCTGGCACTGGCGCTACGACGACTGCGACGAGTAGATGGTCAACACTCTGCAGCAATCTGTCGGTCCTACGTGGCGCCTCCCCTAGTAGGCTGCACAGCAGGAGAACGCAGCCATGAGAACGATCGAGCACCACGTCAACGGCAACACCCTTCCGGCCGGCTCTGGCAGGACCCATCCGGTCTTCAACCCGGCCACCGGCGAGCAGACCGCGGCCGTCGGTCTGGCGAGCACGAGCGAAGTCGACGCCGCGGTGGCGGCCGCAAAGG encodes:
- a CDS encoding M15 family metallopeptidase codes for the protein MLEGTGILAPVGVCFLLTAVPAAAQSEDPAVEQVELNGIVYDVPPPWRGNRIEEAADPAKLARVPSELTGELGIYVTPETRDAVVAMAAAAQEQGIPLEVDSGFRSYGFQKRVLEGLLAGGRPFLNAVRWTAPPGYSEHITGRALDFVPSDADFKDTPAYEWLKRYAADFCFTESYPLGNAGGFDWEPWHWRYDDCDE